A region of Nitrospirota bacterium DNA encodes the following proteins:
- a CDS encoding flippase translates to MALLRNISFLTASQITEKILSLLIIVFITRKLGAAEFGLYSLTMSFVALFYYFYDGGLQTFLIKEIGKTRAIDRRYLNKIITLRIVLCVFAVIVSLTTAYASGYGVQEFYGILIFSLSTAFVYTSSILRAPFMGIERMEVESGITITFRFLSAAGILLLLVFGVKMPHLMLPYLFSGALVVLMSVFIFKRYFHNYTTDGDSSSIKMLAILRKSIPFALAAFMGEVIFNIDKVILSKYETLATVGLYNGAYKIVLVGMFIPSGLTMAAFPKMANLWAAKRGSVGDFINQLTKPLLTLGLCISFIATVNSAEVIALLFGAKFSDSAGMLMYLIWIVPAVFLNHLTDITLQATERQWFACVSMTIAVSINIILNFFLIPILHGFGSAYAALITIYSVFIVRMYVINKNTKGAFNLLLYLKLILITLVCGLLCYIIKGFLPWIAEAAVGVGAFFSLIYLTGCVTKEDIRFLKDIRT, encoded by the coding sequence ATGGCACTACTTAGAAACATATCATTTCTAACGGCCTCACAAATAACAGAGAAAATTTTAAGTCTGCTTATTATTGTGTTTATTACAAGAAAACTCGGCGCTGCTGAGTTTGGCTTGTACTCGCTTACAATGTCCTTTGTCGCTCTCTTTTACTATTTTTATGACGGCGGGCTTCAGACATTTTTAATTAAAGAGATTGGAAAGACCAGAGCAATTGACAGGAGATATTTAAATAAAATCATTACGTTGCGTATAGTTCTGTGTGTGTTTGCGGTAATCGTTTCTCTCACTACGGCATATGCAAGTGGATATGGCGTACAGGAGTTTTACGGGATACTGATTTTTTCACTTTCTACGGCGTTTGTCTATACATCATCAATTCTGAGAGCTCCGTTTATGGGCATTGAAAGAATGGAGGTCGAAAGTGGTATAACAATTACATTTAGATTCCTAAGTGCGGCAGGCATTTTGCTGCTCCTGGTGTTTGGCGTAAAAATGCCTCATCTGATGCTTCCCTATCTGTTTTCGGGCGCCTTAGTAGTGCTTATGTCTGTGTTTATTTTTAAACGGTATTTTCATAATTATACGACAGATGGCGACAGCAGCAGTATTAAAATGTTGGCAATTTTAAGAAAATCCATACCGTTTGCCTTAGCTGCCTTTATGGGTGAGGTGATTTTTAATATTGACAAGGTTATACTTTCAAAGTATGAAACTCTTGCCACCGTTGGATTATATAACGGAGCCTACAAAATAGTCCTTGTCGGCATGTTTATCCCAAGCGGTTTAACAATGGCGGCTTTTCCAAAGATGGCAAACCTATGGGCAGCAAAACGTGGCTCTGTCGGAGATTTCATTAACCAGCTGACTAAACCGCTTCTGACTCTGGGCTTATGTATATCATTTATCGCTACGGTTAACTCAGCCGAGGTGATTGCCTTGTTATTTGGTGCTAAGTTTTCAGACAGTGCCGGTATGCTTATGTATTTGATATGGATTGTGCCGGCTGTTTTTCTTAACCATCTAACGGACATAACGCTTCAGGCAACGGAGAGACAGTGGTTTGCGTGTGTTTCCATGACTATTGCAGTTTCAATTAATATAATATTAAATTTTTTTCTGATACCTATATTGCATGGCTTTGGGAGCGCCTATGCCGCACTCATTACGATCTACAGTGTTTTTATTGTCCGGATGTATGTAATTAATAAAAATACAAAAGGTGCTTTCAACCTGCTGCTCTACTTAAAACTGATACTTATAACTCTGGTTTGCGGCTTGCTGTGTTATATTATAAAGGGATTTTTACCGTGGATAGCGGAGGCTGCGGTTGGTGTTGGAGCGTTTTTTTCACTTATATACCTTACTGGATGCGTTACTAAAGAGGATATAAGATTTCTTAAGGATATTAGAACGTAG